One window from the genome of Streptomyces sp. NBC_01571 encodes:
- a CDS encoding phage Gp37/Gp68 family protein, translating to MGDTRIEWTDKTHNAWWGCTPVSSGCDHCYADTLARRWGHDVFKHRAPRRMLSDDYWRKPLTWNREAQRTGVPIRVFTMSMGDLFEDHPQVTEARERLWPLIDQTPWLRWQLLTKRPRNVTGMVPWGNAWPDHVWLGTSAEDQRWANIRIPALLQIPAAVRFLSCEPLLGPIDLNKAVIPMGSQRGHGLTASYVHAGDCCTRRLHGIDWVIAGGESGPNARPMHPRWATDLRDQCSAADIAFFFKQWGAYAPETHHHDRGRITVIDLQGHTWDAADPATPPDAIPMRRVGKGKAGRCLSGRLHEATPPLSPTRTTNAPVT from the coding sequence ATGGGTGACACCCGAATCGAATGGACCGACAAAACTCACAACGCCTGGTGGGGCTGCACCCCCGTCTCATCGGGTTGCGACCACTGCTACGCAGACACCCTCGCCCGACGATGGGGCCACGACGTTTTCAAGCACCGCGCCCCCCGCCGCATGCTCTCCGACGACTACTGGCGCAAGCCCCTCACTTGGAACCGCGAAGCGCAACGCACCGGCGTACCGATCCGCGTGTTCACGATGTCCATGGGCGACCTCTTCGAAGACCACCCCCAGGTCACCGAAGCACGCGAGCGGCTCTGGCCCCTCATCGACCAGACTCCGTGGCTGCGCTGGCAACTCCTCACCAAGCGGCCCCGCAACGTCACCGGCATGGTCCCCTGGGGGAACGCCTGGCCGGACCACGTATGGCTGGGCACCTCCGCGGAAGACCAGCGCTGGGCGAACATCCGCATCCCGGCACTCCTGCAGATCCCCGCCGCCGTACGGTTCCTGTCCTGCGAACCCCTCCTCGGCCCGATCGACCTCAACAAGGCCGTCATCCCCATGGGCAGTCAGCGCGGCCACGGCCTCACCGCCTCCTACGTCCACGCCGGCGACTGCTGCACACGCCGCCTCCACGGCATCGACTGGGTCATCGCCGGCGGCGAATCCGGCCCCAACGCCCGCCCCATGCACCCCCGCTGGGCCACCGACCTCCGCGACCAGTGCAGTGCTGCGGACATCGCGTTCTTCTTCAAGCAGTGGGGAGCGTACGCACCCGAGACCCACCACCACGACCGCGGCCGCATCACCGTGATCGACCTCCAGGGACACACCTGGGACGCAGCCGACCCAGCCACACCACCAGACGCCATCCCCATGCGCCGCGTCGGAAAAGGGAAAGCCGGCCGCTGCCTCTCCGGACGGCTCCACGAAGCGACCCCACCCCTCTCCCCCACGCGCACGACCAACGCACCCGTCACCTGA
- a CDS encoding DUF1643 domain-containing protein, whose protein sequence is MMQPPTPPHLDVRRSAAVSPCGRYRYLLTREWADTGKTATFVLLNPSTADATQDDNTTTRCITYAQTWGCAGLLIANVYAWRSTKPSGLAAADDPIGPDNDLYLQTAAAVAHDTGGPLIGGWGTHAQPDRVADVRAMPGMHRLRALAVTQGGHPRHPLRLARNLIPRPWGDDAVSGPRAFDQHGTCAVVVARPGLTNIRMGPYGSVNRANSVASSLRQQRSSTQHVPGTTVSIEPYLPERDHIDPQLTKDPDRIADLMDTEPAGDGTGRNFPDLWARLHAQEGYESATRIWKAACSAYDGLHHDFTETE, encoded by the coding sequence ATGATGCAACCCCCGACCCCTCCACACCTCGACGTACGGCGTTCCGCCGCCGTCTCCCCCTGCGGCCGGTACCGCTACCTCCTCACACGTGAATGGGCCGACACCGGGAAGACCGCCACCTTCGTCCTCCTGAACCCCTCCACCGCCGACGCCACCCAGGACGACAACACGACCACGCGATGCATCACCTACGCACAGACGTGGGGCTGCGCCGGCCTCCTCATCGCCAACGTCTATGCGTGGCGCTCAACCAAGCCCTCAGGCCTCGCGGCCGCCGACGACCCCATCGGACCGGACAACGACCTCTACCTCCAGACCGCGGCCGCCGTCGCCCACGACACTGGAGGCCCCCTCATCGGCGGCTGGGGAACACACGCCCAGCCCGACCGTGTCGCCGACGTCCGAGCCATGCCCGGCATGCACCGGCTCCGCGCCCTCGCCGTCACTCAAGGCGGCCACCCCCGCCACCCGCTCCGCCTCGCCCGCAACCTCATCCCCCGACCCTGGGGAGACGACGCGGTCAGCGGCCCCCGAGCCTTCGACCAGCACGGAACCTGCGCCGTCGTCGTCGCGCGCCCCGGCCTCACGAACATCCGCATGGGCCCCTACGGATCCGTCAACCGCGCCAACTCCGTCGCAAGCAGCCTTCGACAACAGAGGAGCAGCACCCAGCACGTCCCCGGCACAACCGTGAGCATCGAGCCGTACCTCCCCGAGCGCGACCACATCGACCCACAGCTCACGAAGGATCCCGACCGCATTGCAGACCTGATGGACACCGAGCCGGCCGGTGACGGCACCGGCCGCAACTTCCCCGACCTGTGGGCCCGACTGCACGCACAAGAGGGGTACGAGAGCGCCACCCGGATCTGGAAGGCGGCCTGCTCCGCGTACGACGGCCTGCACCACGACTTCACGGAAACCGAATAG